The proteins below come from a single Plodia interpunctella isolate USDA-ARS_2022_Savannah chromosome 21, ilPloInte3.2, whole genome shotgun sequence genomic window:
- the LOC128679229 gene encoding uncharacterized protein LOC128679229 yields the protein MWKSKKDCQANASRCRLLFTTSWAVIVLLVHLPLGELQTTSIPTSPVTTATTTTVTTTYYTTTPPEPNWLVKIALKVTDMSSKRKREWKRVGDSILDHISFVTSRFHVKAQNYLNLARANLMGLRRAKLDRRTIVSRTENSTDQDQILVDKDRGSPWVQRTVENTRTSASAGTTDVQKGDYTTRQDQVSYSAHEVNTALEKHNDIKKAQETSTLHT from the exons ATGTGGAAAAGCAAAAAAGACTGCCAGGCTAA TGCGAGCCGCTGCCGTCTACTCTTCACCACCTCGTGGGCGGTGATCGTGCTCCTGGTGCACCTACCATTG GGGGAACTACAAACAACTTCAATACCTACCTCCCCCGTCACCACCGCCACCACCACCACCGTCACCACCACATACTACACTACCACGCCCCCAGAGCCCAACTGGTTGGTTAAAATCGCGTTAAAAGTGACTGATATGTCCTCAAAGAGGAAGCGTGAGTGGAAGAGGGTAGGTGATTCTATATTAGATCACATATCTTTCGTCACCTCCAGGTTTCATGTCAAG GCCCAAAACTATCTGAATTTGGCTCGTGCCAATCTAATGGGGCTCCGGAGAGCCAAGTTGGACCGCCGTACTATAGTCTCAAGAACTGAAAACTCCACCGACCAG GATCAAATTCTCGTGGACAAAGATCGTGGTAGCCCATGGGTTCAGAGAACGGTGGAGAACACGCGAACCTCCGCCTCCGCCGGCACTACGGACGTCCAGAAGGGTGACTACACCACGCGTCAAGATCAGGTCAGCTATAGTGCACACGAG GTTAATACGGCACTGGAGAAACACAACGACATCAAAAAGGCACAGGAAACCAGTACACTACACACGTAG
- the Lztr1 gene encoding leucine-zipper-like transcriptional regulator 1, with product MQNIAKMITEQLRNPNELDINLRMEFGPFETVHKWKRMSECYEFVGARRSKHTAVAYKDAIYVFGGDNGKSMLNDLIRFDIREKSWTKMGCMGGPPAPRYHHSAVVHRSSMFVFGGYTGDILANSNLTNKNDLFEYKFPSAQWVQWKFTGQEPVPRSAHGAAVYDDKLWIFAGYDGNARLNDMWTINLVGENHQWEKVSQKGQCPPTCCNFPVAVARGKMFVFSGQSGAKITNALFQFDFETHTWSRVCTEHLLRCAGPAPARRYGHVMVSHARHLYVFGGAADNTLPADLHCYDLDTQMWSVVQPATDSQIPSGRLFHAGAVVGDALYIFGGTVDNNVRSGELFRFQLSNYPRCTLHDDFGRVLKSQQFCDVTLLLGAEKTPVLAHQAMLAARSQYLLYKIQEAREELAKKIASGEEKASEVYSYKAKPQLTIKLPEATPEAFQMVLNYIYTDRIDPTEKDEDPASPATILLVMEVLRLALRLSIPRLRTLSARFLRANLCYSNVLPALHAAHHAGLVCVKEFCLRFVVKDYNFTPIVMSAEFEAMEQSLMVEVIRRRQQPPPKLPAHHDCDEEIQGTTLEQDMCVFVSGGGAELADVRLRVGGALRPAHRSILAARAAYFEAMFRSFSPQDNIVNIQICDTVPSEEAFDSLLRYIYYGDTHMPTEDSLYLFQAPIYYGFTNNRLQVFCQHNLQSNVSPENVLAILQAADRMRASDIKEYALKMIAHHFGQVARQDAIKNLAQPLLVDIIWALAEEPHFDTPLPQQPRSLPSSASADTLTDDPDYVRHRSGKS from the exons ATGCAGAACATAGCTAAAATGATCACGGAACAGTTGCGCAACCCCAACGAGCTGGATATCAACCTCAGAATGGAGTTTGGCCCTTTCGAAACTGTACATAAATGGAAAAGAATGTCTGAGTGCTATGAATTTGTTGGAGCCAg GAGAAGCAAACACACAGCTGTAGCATACAAAGatgcaatatatgtatttggaGGTGATAACGGCAAGTCAATGTTGAACGACCTGATCCGATTTGATATCAGGGAGAAATCTTGGACTAAGATGGGGTGCATGGGAGGGCCGCCTGCACCACGGTATCACCATTCAGCAGTG gTGCACAGATCATCAATGTTTGTGTTTGGGGGATACACAGGTGACATCTTAGCCAATTCAAATTTGACCAACAAGAATGACTTGTTTGAGTACAAGTTCCCTAGTGCACAGTGGGTGCAGTGGAAGTTCACGGGACA aGAGCCAGTGCCGCGCTCAGCGCACGGAGCCGCGGTGTACGATGACAAGCTCTGGATCTTTGCCGGGTATGACGGCAACGCGAGGTTGAACGACATGTGGACTATCAACTTAGTG GGTGAAAACCACCAATGGGAGAAGGTATCCCAAAAAGGTCAATGCCCCCCAACTTGCTGTAATTTCCCTGTGGCGGTCGCCCGCGGTAAGATGTTCGTATTCAGCGGTCAGAGTGGCGCGAAAATCACCAACGCGTTGTTCCAGTTCGACTTTGAGACACACAC TTGGAGCCGCGTGTGCACAGAGCACCTGCTGCGCTGCGCGGGCCCCGCGCCCGCGCGGCGCTACGGTCACGTGATGGTGTCGCACGCGAGACATCTGTACGTGTTCGGGGGCGCCGCTGACAACACGCTGCCGGCCGACCTGCACTGCTACGACTTGGACACGCAGATGTG GTCTGTAGTACAACCAGCGACAGACTCTCAGATACCTTCGGGGCGGTTGTTCCACGCTGGAGCGGTCGTCGGCGACGCACTTTATATATTCGGCGGAACTGTCGACAACAATGTGCGCAGCGGAGAACTATTCAGATTTCAG CTATCAAACTACCCTCGATGCACACTACATGACGACTTCGGTCGCGTGTTGAAGTCCCAGCAGTTCTGTGACGTCACTTTGCTGCTCGGCGCTGAGAAAACGCCAGTACTCGCCCATCAAGCTATGCTCGCCGCCCGCTCGCAGTACTTATTGTACAAGATAca GGAAGCGCGGGAGGAACTAGCTAAAAAAATCGCGTCAGGCGAAGAAAAAGCTTCAGAAGTATATTCCTACAAGGCGAAGCCCCAGCTCACTATAAAGCTCCCCGAGGCTACCCCTGAAGCTTTCCAAATGGTGCTCAACTACATTTATACTGATAGGATTGATCCCACAGAAAAAG ACGAAGACCCGGCGTCGCCGGCGACGATCCTGCTGGTGATGGAGGTGCTGCGGCTGGCGCTGCGCCTCAGCATCCCGCGGCTGCGCACGCTGAGCGCGCGCTTCCTGCGCGCCAACCTCTGCTACAGCAACGTGTTGCCTGCGCTGCACGCCGCGCACCACGCCGGCCTCGTCTGCGTCAAGGAGTTCTGTCTCAG GTTCGTAGTGAAAGACTACAACTTCACGCCGATAGTGATGTCCGCGGAGTTCGAGGCAATGGAACAGAGCCTCATGGTGGAGGTGATCCGGCGGAGACAACAGCCGCCGCCCAAGCTGCCCGCCCACCACGACTGCGACGAGGAGATACAAG GCACAACCCTAGAACAAGACATGTGCGTGTTCGtgagcggcggcggcgcggagCTAGCGGACGTGCGGCTGCGGGTGGGGGGGGCGCTGCGGCCCGCGCATCGCTCTATCTTGGCCGCTAGGGCCGCCTACTTCGAGGCTATGTTCCGATCGTTCTCGCCGCAAGACAATATCGTCAAC ATTCAGATCTGCGACACGGTGCCGTCGGAAGAGGCCTTCGACTCGCTGCTGCGCTACATCTACTACGGAGACACTCACATGCCCACTGAAGACTCATTGTATTTATTCCAAGCGCCTATTTATTACG GCTTCACCAACAATCGTCTGCAAGTGTTCTGCCAACATAACCTCCAAAGCAACGTGTCGCCCGAAAACGTGCTGGCCATACTGCAGGCCGCGGACCGTATGCGGGCTTCCGACATCAAGGAATACGCGCTTAAGATGATCGCGCACCACTTCGGACAG GTTGCAAGACAAGACGCGATCAAGAACTTAGCACAGCCGCTCCTGGTGGACATCATTTGGGCCCTAGCAGAGGAGCCCCACTTCGACACCCCCCTCCCGCAGCAGCCCCGCTCCCTCCCCTCGTCCGCCTCCGCGGACACCCTCACCGACGACCCGGACTACGTCAGGCACAGATCCGGAAAGTCATAG
- the wbl gene encoding endoplasmic reticulum resident protein 29, with the protein MNRLLLLFVFITAPSSYTASTSSSGSVELDELSFNKITNKFEASLVKFDVAFPYGDKHDAFVALAKDAKDVDELLIAEVGVKDYGEKENEKLALKYGATKDNFPVVKLFVKGRSEPLSFDDSNGFTTAELRKFIRKNTGLYLSLPGCVKSLDKLALKFVNARGDEDRKKILIELEQELNKLSNKDAVSGKVYKTIMSKVLERGDGFIKTENERLNKLLSGKVSEEKKKEIGIRTNILQAFQPADGRKDEL; encoded by the exons ATGAACCGGCTTTTGCTCctatttgttttcataacaGCGCCTTCCAGCTACACCGCTTCCACGTCAAGTTCTGGATCGGTCGAGTTGGACGAGCTGtcgtttaataaaatcactaaTAAATTTGAAGCCTCGCTGGTGAAATTCGACGTTGCGTTTCCATATGGTGATAAACACGATGCTTTCGTGGCCCTCGCAAAAGACGCTAAAGATGTGGATGAACTATTGATAGCAGAAGTTGGTGTAAAAGATTATGGCGAGAAGGAAAATGAAAAGTTGGCGCTGAAGTATGGGGCAACCAAAGATAATTTTCCTGTTGTAAAACTGTTTGTAAAAGGCAGAAGCGAGCCGCTATCGTTTGATGACTCCAATGGTTTCACTACTGCTGAACTCAGAAAGTTTATTCGTAAAAACACTGGTTTGTACCTAAGCCTACCAGGATGTGTTAAAAGCTTGGACAAGCTTGCtcttaaatttgtaaatgcCAGAGGTGATGAagatagaaagaaaatattgatagaGCTGGAGCAGGAACTTaacaaattatcaaataaG GATGCTGTCTCTGGAAAAGTCTATAAAACTATTATGTCCAAAGTCTTAGAGCGAGGTGATGGATTCATCAAAACTGAAAATGAAAGGCTCAACAAGCTACTCAGCGGCAAAGTATCTGAGGAAAAGAAGAAGGAGATAGGAATTAGGACAAATATCTTGCAAGCATTCCAACCTGCTGATGGACGTAAAGATGAACtgtga
- the LOC128679180 gene encoding ran-specific GTPase-activating protein-like, whose translation MSSPTEESVRRNSESEVGDVESPEHDPHYEPIVSLPLVDVVTNEEEEEELVKIRARLYRYDTGDHEWKERGTGDIKLLRHKINNTVRVVMRRDKTLKVCANHFITPDIRMNVHCGSDKAFNWSVFADYADETCKQELLAIKFGNPQNAELWKTKFAEAQEIVRTKCSLYTQDQSSDDESSITRSEDTDTPEPKVSEKSPDKAEQDRVEETDDGVVLKLKELKVESEKLE comes from the exons atgtcTTCACCG ACTGAGGAGAGCGTCCGCCGTAATAGCGAAAGCGAAGTTGGCGATGTGGAATCTCCAGAGCACGATCCACATTATGAGCCCATCGTCTCGTTGCCGCTTGTAGATGTTGTCACTAACGAGGAGGAAGAAGAGGAACTTGTCAAAATCCGGGCCCGGCTTTACAGATACGATACCGGGGATCATGAATGGAAG GAAAGAGGTACTGGTGACATTAAGCTGCTCCGccacaaaataaacaacaccGTCCGTGTTGTGATGCGACGTGACAAGACTCTGAAAGTTTGCGCTAACCACTTCATCACACCTGACATCCGTATGAATGTCCACTGTGGATCTGATAAAGCCTTCAACTGGTCCGTCTTTGCTGATTATGCAGATGAGACTTGCAAACAGGAGTTACTTGCTATCAAATTTGGAAATCCTCAAA atGCAGAATTGTGGAAAACCAAGTTTGCTGAAGCACAAGAAATTGTTAGAACAAAATGTAGCTTGTATACTCAAGATCAATCTTCAGATGACGAAAGCAGCATCACAAGAAGTGAAGACACTGATACTCCGGAGCCTAAGGTTTCAGAGAAATCCCCAGACAAAGCCGAGCAGGATAGGGTCGAGGAAACTGATGATGGTGTAGTACTCAAATTAAAGGAACTCAAAGTGGAAAGTGAAAAACTGGAgtga